A portion of the Rhodospirillaceae bacterium genome contains these proteins:
- a CDS encoding amino acid ABC transporter substrate-binding protein codes for MRRSFKFSIMAASLAFVVAACDEPAKKEVKKEAPKAMAEVARTLDIVKKRGVLHCGVHQGLPGFGSQDAKGNWSGLDVDTCRAIAAAVLGDATKIKFTPLSAKERFTALTSKEIDVLSRSTTWTMTRDTTLGVNFAGVNFFDGQGFLVRKSLNVTQASKLSGATICVNTGTTTELNVADYFRTNKMEYKILAFEHSDQTVAAYDGGRCDVYTTDQSGLAAQRTKLKAPDDHMVLADVISKEPLGPVVRHGDDQWFDVVKWTLMALISAEELGITAANVDEMASSKNPEVRRILGVEGKLGAAIGLDAKWAARAIKAVGNYGEAYERNVGPNTPLKLPRGLNALWTNGGLMYPMPAR; via the coding sequence ATGAGGCGTTCGTTTAAGTTTTCCATTATGGCCGCATCTTTGGCATTTGTCGTCGCGGCCTGTGATGAGCCGGCGAAGAAAGAAGTTAAAAAAGAAGCGCCAAAAGCAATGGCAGAGGTCGCCAGGACCTTGGATATTGTGAAAAAACGCGGTGTTCTGCACTGTGGCGTGCATCAAGGATTACCAGGATTTGGCAGCCAAGACGCCAAGGGCAACTGGTCAGGGTTGGATGTTGATACCTGCCGGGCAATTGCCGCAGCTGTTCTAGGCGATGCGACCAAGATCAAATTCACGCCATTGTCAGCGAAAGAACGCTTTACCGCGCTGACATCTAAGGAAATCGACGTGCTGTCGCGGTCCACCACCTGGACCATGACCCGTGACACAACCTTGGGCGTAAACTTTGCCGGCGTGAACTTCTTCGATGGTCAGGGCTTCTTGGTTCGCAAGAGCCTCAATGTGACTCAAGCCAGTAAACTTAGTGGCGCAACGATTTGTGTTAACACCGGCACCACGACCGAACTCAACGTCGCCGATTATTTCCGTACCAACAAGATGGAATACAAAATCCTGGCGTTTGAACATTCTGATCAAACAGTGGCGGCTTATGATGGCGGACGCTGTGATGTCTATACCACCGACCAATCCGGTCTGGCTGCGCAGCGGACCAAGCTGAAAGCACCAGACGATCACATGGTTCTGGCGGATGTTATTTCCAAGGAGCCCTTGGGCCCCGTGGTTCGGCATGGCGATGACCAATGGTTTGATGTTGTGAAATGGACGCTGATGGCGTTGATTTCTGCAGAAGAACTGGGCATTACAGCTGCCAACGTTGATGAGATGGCATCTTCCAAAAACCCTGAGGTCAGGCGGATCTTGGGCGTTGAAGGTAAATTGGGTGCGGCCATTGGACTGGATGCCAAGTGGGCCGCCCGGGCAATTAAGGCGGTTGGTAACTACGGCGAAGCGTACGAGCGCAATGTCGGCCCGAACACGCCTTTGAAACTGCCCCGTGGCTTGAATGCGCTTTGGACCAACGGCGGGTTGATGTACCCGATGCCTGCGCGCTAA
- a CDS encoding amino acid ABC transporter permease — MSRTPWTDPTVRSYVYQASLLALVVSLFWYLADNTFQNLARQGIASGFGFWNHTSGFGINTTLIEYSETSTYGRVFFVGLLNTLLVSSIGIVIATTLGFFIGIARLSPNWLIAKMASVYIETLRNIPLLLQIFFWYFGVLRALPSPSQSHSLFDAIFLNIRGMQFPAPVPGDGFWVIPVSTVLGLVAWALLAWRMRRLKERTGHSVNIHWLGLIITVALTVITAMKSGVPLAWDVPELKGFNFKGGITVVPEFVALVLALATYTAAFIAEIVRAGIQSVDKGQKEAAQAVGLRPGQVLKFVIIPQALRVIVPPLTNQYLNLTKNSSLAAAIAYPDLVQVFAGTALNQAGQAVEIIGITMMVYLTISLTIAMFMNIYNRRTAFKGKT; from the coding sequence ATGAGCCGCACGCCCTGGACGGACCCGACTGTTCGGTCCTATGTCTATCAGGCGAGCCTGCTGGCGCTTGTTGTCTCGCTGTTCTGGTATCTAGCCGACAATACCTTTCAGAATCTTGCCCGCCAGGGCATTGCATCTGGGTTTGGATTTTGGAACCACACCTCTGGGTTTGGTATCAATACGACCCTGATCGAATATTCAGAAACGTCGACCTATGGTCGGGTGTTCTTTGTCGGATTGTTGAACACCTTGCTGGTGTCCAGCATCGGCATTGTTATTGCGACCACGTTGGGGTTCTTTATCGGCATTGCGCGATTATCGCCAAATTGGCTGATCGCCAAGATGGCCTCGGTGTATATTGAGACGCTCAGAAACATCCCGCTGCTGCTGCAAATCTTTTTCTGGTATTTCGGCGTGCTGCGGGCTCTGCCTAGTCCGAGTCAAAGCCACAGCCTGTTCGATGCGATTTTTCTTAATATTCGGGGGATGCAGTTCCCAGCACCCGTTCCCGGAGATGGCTTCTGGGTTATTCCTGTCTCAACTGTGTTGGGTCTCGTTGCTTGGGCTTTGCTGGCCTGGCGGATGCGGCGATTGAAGGAAAGAACGGGGCATTCGGTTAACATTCATTGGTTGGGGCTGATCATCACCGTCGCCTTGACGGTCATCACTGCAATGAAATCTGGGGTACCCTTGGCGTGGGATGTGCCCGAACTCAAAGGCTTTAATTTTAAAGGTGGCATTACAGTGGTGCCTGAATTCGTCGCCCTTGTGCTGGCACTGGCGACCTATACCGCGGCCTTCATAGCCGAGATCGTGCGTGCTGGTATTCAGTCCGTGGACAAGGGACAGAAGGAAGCCGCTCAAGCAGTTGGTCTTCGTCCTGGGCAAGTTCTGAAATTCGTTATTATTCCCCAAGCTCTGCGGGTGATCGTACCGCCCCTGACCAATCAGTATCTAAACCTCACAAAAAACTCTTCACTTGCCGCCGCCATTGCCTACCCAGACTTGGTTCAGGTCTTTGCCGGAACGGCACTTAATCAGGCAGGCCAAGCGGTGGAGATCATCGGCATTACGATGATGGTTTACCTGACCATCAGCTTAACAATTGCGATGTTTATGAATATCTATAACCGTCGAACGGCCTTCAAGGGGAAGACCTGA
- a CDS encoding amino acid ABC transporter permease has product MAEEYLPGKHPDLPPPNFSVGPAAWVRQNLFSSYVNTSLTLLGAYLIYLTVPPLVQWALIDADFIGESRKDCGREGACWVFIEVWMKQLMYGRYPEGDLWRINLGYLILVAGLVWMMIPGLPRKGWVGAFLTLGYPVVAFVLFSGGSFGLASVETSIWGGLFLTLVIAVTGIAASLPLGILMALGRRSNLPVIRSVAIIFIEFWRGIPLITVLFMSSVMFPLFLPEGMNFDKLLRALAGVTLFASAYMAEVVRGGLQAVPQGQVEAAHALGLGYWRTMWFIVLPQALKMVIPGIVNSFIALFKDTTLVLIIGLFDFLGVVQMANTNPHWLGFSVEGYVFAAFIFWLFCFSMSRYSQHLEVKLATGNKG; this is encoded by the coding sequence ATGGCCGAAGAATATCTCCCCGGAAAACATCCTGACTTGCCGCCGCCGAACTTTTCCGTTGGTCCTGCCGCTTGGGTGCGGCAAAACCTTTTTTCGTCGTATGTGAATACATCGCTGACACTCCTGGGCGCGTATCTGATTTATTTAACAGTACCACCTTTAGTTCAGTGGGCGCTTATTGACGCGGACTTTATCGGTGAAAGTCGCAAGGACTGCGGTCGAGAAGGGGCATGTTGGGTCTTCATCGAGGTATGGATGAAGCAACTGATGTACGGTCGTTATCCGGAGGGGGATCTCTGGCGAATTAACTTGGGGTACCTGATCTTGGTTGCTGGGCTGGTTTGGATGATGATCCCCGGCCTGCCACGCAAGGGATGGGTCGGCGCGTTTCTAACGCTTGGTTATCCAGTCGTTGCATTCGTATTGTTCTCAGGCGGCAGCTTTGGTTTGGCATCGGTTGAGACCAGCATCTGGGGCGGTCTATTCTTAACCTTGGTTATTGCTGTAACCGGTATCGCTGCCAGCTTGCCTTTGGGGATATTAATGGCCTTGGGTCGTCGGTCGAATTTGCCGGTAATCCGCAGTGTCGCGATTATCTTTATCGAATTCTGGCGCGGCATTCCGCTGATTACGGTGCTGTTCATGTCGTCGGTGATGTTCCCGCTGTTCCTGCCCGAAGGGATGAATTTCGACAAGCTGCTGCGTGCCTTGGCCGGCGTTACTCTGTTCGCATCGGCCTATATGGCAGAGGTCGTTCGCGGCGGCTTGCAGGCGGTGCCTCAGGGTCAGGTTGAAGCGGCCCACGCCTTGGGCTTGGGGTACTGGCGCACCATGTGGTTCATCGTCCTGCCTCAGGCGCTAAAGATGGTCATTCCCGGCATCGTCAACAGCTTCATCGCGCTGTTCAAAGACACCACGTTAGTGTTGATCATCGGCCTATTCGATTTCTTGGGGGTCGTGCAGATGGCTAACACGAACCCCCACTGGCTGGGGTTCTCGGTCGAAGGGTATGTCTTCGCAGCGTTCATTTTCTGGCTGTTCTGCTTTTCCATGTCCAGGTATTCTCAGCACCTGGAAGTTAAATTGGCGACAGGCAACAAGGGCTAA
- a CDS encoding amino acid ABC transporter ATP-binding protein has translation MIQISSLHKWFGDFHVLKNVSLDVGKGEKIVVCGPSGSGKSTLIRCINRLEAHQQGSIVIDGIELTDDLKNVELVRREVGMVFQQFNLFPHLSVLDNVTLSPIRVLGMPKKDADERGMALLERVNIADQADKYPGQLSGGQQQRVAIARALCMEPKVMLFDEPTSALDPEMIKEVLDVMVELAESGMTMIVVTHEMGFAKQVADCVVFMDEGEIIESATPATFFENPESERTQAFLSQILVH, from the coding sequence ATGATCCAAATTTCCAGCCTGCATAAATGGTTCGGTGACTTCCATGTGCTCAAGAACGTCTCCTTAGACGTTGGCAAGGGCGAAAAGATCGTTGTTTGCGGACCGTCAGGTTCCGGAAAATCGACCTTGATCCGCTGCATCAATCGCCTGGAAGCGCATCAGCAGGGCAGCATCGTGATCGACGGGATCGAACTAACCGATGATCTTAAGAACGTAGAACTGGTGCGCCGCGAAGTTGGTATGGTGTTCCAACAGTTCAACCTGTTCCCGCATCTGAGTGTTCTTGATAACGTGACTCTGTCGCCGATCCGGGTGCTCGGTATGCCGAAGAAAGATGCCGATGAACGGGGAATGGCGCTGTTGGAGCGGGTCAACATCGCCGATCAAGCAGACAAATACCCGGGCCAGCTTTCCGGTGGCCAACAGCAAAGGGTCGCCATCGCGCGTGCGCTCTGTATGGAGCCCAAAGTGATGCTGTTTGATGAACCAACTTCAGCCTTAGACCCTGAAATGATCAAAGAGGTCCTAGATGTGATGGTCGAATTGGCGGAAAGTGGCATGACCATGATCGTCGTTACCCACGAAATGGGTTTCGCCAAACAGGTCGCGGACTGTGTTGTCTTCATGGACGAGGGGGAAATTATTGAAAGCGCGACCCCAGCGACGTTCTTTGAAAACCCGGAATCAGAGCGTACGCAAGCGTTCCTCAGCCAGATATTGGTGCATTAA
- a CDS encoding diguanylate cyclase — MNKPTTQPYSLLPQSLELLESVFDTVPLGIVVYSEDGNIRTHVNQSFCDFVGYSRQEVLNETYGILTVDDDLDESLESRRKLRSGEIDRYVLEKRYRHKKGHIVWGEVESLVLRDANGDVLNYISFVHDITEDKENQEALQASEKRFKTLIDNSNQGIMLHRDFKALYANKAFVELYGYDSEQEILDLDSTRELIAPETADPAHHTIFEGDEEESNIEYICVKKDGTRFWVQRRSFVIDWEGQPTVCTARIDISERKKAEEALVELASTDSLTGADNRRGFFEKGENELRRAKRYNRPVSILAMDLDHFKKINDAHGHALGDRVLKTFADVCRSVFREQDILGRMGGEEFAVLLPEDDLAAAHTAAERLRQACEDIRLKVGKDELGITVSIGVIECGVIPEDLGQALNRADKILYQAKEAGRNCVVVQKG; from the coding sequence ATGAATAAGCCGACAACCCAACCCTATAGCCTGCTCCCGCAAAGTTTGGAGCTGCTGGAAAGCGTATTTGATACGGTTCCGTTGGGCATTGTTGTCTATTCAGAAGACGGAAATATTCGCACCCATGTTAATCAGTCGTTCTGTGATTTTGTTGGGTATTCGCGCCAGGAAGTTCTAAACGAAACCTATGGAATATTAACCGTTGATGATGATCTGGATGAAAGTCTGGAGAGCCGACGGAAGCTAAGATCGGGCGAAATCGATCGCTACGTTCTTGAAAAGCGCTATCGTCATAAGAAGGGTCACATCGTCTGGGGTGAAGTTGAGTCTTTAGTGCTTCGTGATGCAAACGGAGACGTCCTAAACTATATCTCGTTCGTCCACGATATTACCGAAGACAAAGAAAATCAGGAAGCGCTCCAGGCGAGTGAGAAACGCTTTAAAACTCTGATCGATAATTCCAATCAAGGCATTATGTTGCATCGTGATTTCAAGGCGCTTTATGCCAATAAGGCATTTGTTGAGCTTTATGGCTACGACAGTGAGCAAGAAATCCTGGACCTTGACTCAACACGTGAATTGATTGCGCCCGAAACAGCGGATCCAGCGCATCACACAATTTTTGAGGGCGATGAAGAAGAATCCAACATCGAATACATCTGTGTGAAGAAAGATGGCACGCGATTTTGGGTGCAGCGCCGATCGTTCGTAATCGACTGGGAAGGGCAACCGACTGTCTGTACCGCACGGATTGATATCAGCGAACGTAAAAAAGCCGAAGAGGCCTTGGTCGAACTGGCATCGACTGATTCTCTCACTGGGGCCGACAACCGCCGCGGTTTCTTTGAAAAAGGCGAAAATGAATTACGCCGGGCAAAACGGTATAACCGCCCCGTCTCTATCCTGGCGATGGATCTCGATCATTTTAAGAAGATCAACGATGCACATGGCCACGCACTGGGGGACCGGGTCTTGAAAACGTTTGCCGATGTGTGCCGAAGCGTGTTTCGGGAACAAGATATTCTCGGTCGAATGGGCGGCGAGGAATTTGCCGTACTTTTACCAGAAGATGATCTTGCAGCAGCCCACACGGCGGCCGAGCGTCTACGCCAGGCATGTGAAGACATCCGATTGAAAGTAGGCAAAGACGAACTCGGCATAACCGTCAGCATCGGCGTCATCGAATGCGGCGTGATCCCTGAGGACCTGGGGCAAGCCCTGAACCGCGCCGACAAGATCCTCTACCAAGCAAAAGAAGCCGGTCGAAATTGTGTGGTTGTGCAGAAGGGCTGA
- a CDS encoding MFS transporter: MSPTRLIFIVFMAQLLAQIGAYTVPALLPVFIEAWSLSNTEAGWLTGVWAGAYVLAVPVLVSLTDRIDAKKIYMISVALTTLTHIGYAFFADGFWSAFILRALAGMGWAGTYMPGLKVLSDRLEGTAQTRGVSWHAAGVGLSGAFSFLVSGVVADWLGWHWAFGVAGICTVVAFAFMWLGIPDQTPVAVQSKEERPALLDFRPIFRNRSALAYSLGYCVHAWELFAFRSWGVTFLTFAAVSFGGAPDLLAPTSVAFVMGLLATWSSVTGNEICIRYGRQRVVLWVMLSTMVVALLIGLSAAIGYGAAVAMCLLYNTMIYGDSSALTAGASGSAKPGQRGATLAVHSTLGYFGGFLGPLILGIILDLAGGESVFAWTLAFGHLAVIMVIGVVAISYLKPKDLSGDRHVNGME; this comes from the coding sequence ATGTCTCCAACCCGACTTATATTTATCGTATTCATGGCGCAGCTGTTGGCCCAGATTGGGGCGTATACGGTGCCGGCACTATTGCCTGTCTTTATTGAGGCGTGGTCGCTTAGCAATACGGAAGCCGGGTGGCTGACCGGGGTTTGGGCGGGGGCGTATGTGTTGGCGGTGCCGGTGTTGGTCAGTTTAACCGACCGCATCGATGCCAAAAAGATTTACATGATCTCCGTCGCGCTGACGACATTGACGCACATTGGCTATGCGTTCTTTGCCGATGGGTTTTGGTCGGCGTTTATCTTGCGGGCGTTGGCAGGGATGGGCTGGGCCGGGACCTATATGCCGGGGCTCAAAGTTCTATCAGACCGGTTGGAAGGTACGGCGCAAACCCGCGGTGTGTCTTGGCATGCAGCAGGGGTCGGGCTCAGCGGTGCGTTTTCGTTCTTGGTGTCCGGCGTGGTCGCCGATTGGTTGGGCTGGCATTGGGCGTTTGGTGTTGCCGGAATTTGCACAGTGGTTGCCTTTGCCTTCATGTGGTTGGGCATCCCGGATCAAACCCCCGTCGCCGTTCAATCGAAAGAAGAACGCCCGGCATTGTTGGATTTCCGACCTATCTTCAGAAATCGCTCCGCCCTTGCGTACTCGCTGGGTTACTGCGTGCATGCGTGGGAGCTATTCGCCTTTCGGTCCTGGGGGGTGACGTTCTTGACCTTTGCGGCAGTTTCCTTTGGCGGTGCGCCAGATTTGTTGGCCCCAACGTCCGTCGCTTTCGTCATGGGATTGTTGGCGACGTGGTCGAGTGTCACCGGCAATGAAATCTGCATCCGCTATGGCCGTCAACGCGTGGTCTTGTGGGTGATGCTGTCGACCATGGTTGTGGCGTTGCTGATTGGTTTGTCAGCGGCGATTGGCTACGGCGCGGCAGTTGCCATGTGTTTGCTCTATAACACCATGATTTATGGTGATTCCTCCGCGTTAACAGCCGGCGCATCCGGCAGTGCTAAGCCCGGTCAACGGGGTGCAACCTTGGCTGTACATTCAACCCTCGGCTACTTCGGCGGTTTTTTAGGGCCGCTGATCCTCGGCATCATCTTAGACTTGGCCGGCGGCGAAAGCGTCTTTGCCTGGACCCTGGCGTTCGGGCACCTGGCAGTCATTATGGTGATCGGGGTTGTGGCGATTTCATACCTTAAGCCCAAAGACTTGTCGGGGGACCGGCATGTGAATGGAATGGAGTAG
- a CDS encoding ABC transporter ATP-binding protein, with protein MISDVESGYGAVQVLHGISITVNPGETVVLLGSNGNGKSTLIKTIMGIMHPTKGQVILEIDGEKIDLAGKRPAEIVGLGIAMVPEGRRLFPALTVEENLILGAYRKDARPKIDENLEFCYEAFPALRSRAKQPAGSMSGGEQQMVAVARAMMSDPRILLVDEPSVGLAPILVSRMIAKIKEMKERRNLTVLMAEQNFNQAIKIADRGYIIVHGQIEFEGATAADLENNEMIKEYYLGA; from the coding sequence ATCATCTCAGATGTTGAGTCCGGGTACGGTGCCGTCCAGGTATTGCACGGCATTTCGATAACCGTGAACCCAGGCGAGACGGTTGTCCTGTTGGGATCCAACGGCAACGGCAAAAGCACGCTGATCAAAACCATCATGGGGATTATGCATCCAACGAAAGGTCAAGTCATCTTGGAAATCGATGGCGAGAAAATTGATCTGGCGGGAAAAAGGCCGGCGGAGATTGTTGGCCTCGGCATTGCCATGGTGCCCGAAGGACGGCGCCTGTTCCCGGCCCTGACGGTTGAAGAAAATCTGATCTTAGGGGCCTACCGGAAAGATGCTCGTCCCAAGATCGATGAAAATCTTGAATTCTGTTACGAAGCCTTTCCCGCACTTCGTTCGCGCGCCAAACAACCCGCCGGTTCGATGAGCGGGGGCGAACAGCAAATGGTCGCCGTCGCGCGGGCCATGATGTCTGATCCAAGAATCCTTTTGGTCGATGAACCTTCGGTCGGTCTGGCCCCTATTCTGGTCAGCCGAATGATCGCCAAGATCAAGGAGATGAAGGAACGACGCAATCTAACCGTGCTGATGGCCGAACAAAATTTCAACCAAGCGATCAAGATTGCCGACCGAGGCTACATTATCGTGCACGGCCAAATCGAATTCGAAGGGGCGACCGCCGCAGATTTAGAAAACAACGAGATGATCAAGGAATACTATCTGGGGGCCTAG
- a CDS encoding ABC transporter ATP-binding protein: MNGAPLLDVVGLTKTFGGFVALDNVSLHLEEGERLGLIGPNGSGKTTMINCIAGSLFNNDGQVVFQGNEIQTLPAFQRAKLGISRSFQIPKPFTSMTVHENLLIPLEYAAWDRGDHKHIDDHAMEILEQIGLADLAHENSASLTQVNMRKLELARALAGKPSLLVSDEAMAGLSHSEVDEILDILLALNESGVAVIMIEHIMRAVMRFSERIVVLDAGHKIAEGTPDEIVHNPDVEKAYLGA, translated from the coding sequence ATGAACGGCGCACCGCTACTAGATGTCGTCGGCCTGACCAAGACCTTTGGCGGCTTCGTCGCCTTGGACAATGTCAGCCTCCATTTGGAAGAGGGCGAGCGCTTGGGACTGATTGGGCCCAATGGGTCGGGCAAGACGACGATGATCAATTGCATTGCCGGCTCGCTGTTCAATAACGATGGCCAGGTGGTCTTCCAAGGAAACGAAATCCAAACCCTTCCGGCTTTTCAGCGCGCAAAGCTCGGTATCTCCAGAAGCTTCCAAATTCCCAAACCCTTTACCAGCATGACGGTGCACGAGAATCTTCTGATACCTTTGGAATACGCTGCCTGGGATCGCGGAGATCACAAACATATCGATGATCACGCGATGGAAATTTTGGAACAAATCGGCCTGGCTGATCTTGCTCACGAAAATTCTGCAAGCCTGACACAGGTCAATATGCGGAAGCTTGAATTGGCACGCGCACTTGCTGGAAAGCCAAGCCTTCTGGTTTCCGACGAAGCCATGGCAGGCCTTTCGCATTCAGAGGTCGACGAAATTCTAGATATCCTGTTGGCGCTGAATGAGAGCGGCGTTGCGGTGATTATGATCGAGCACATCATGCGCGCAGTGATGCGTTTTTCTGAGCGGATCGTGGTGTTGGACGCGGGACATAAGATCGCGGAGGGCACACCGGACGAGATCGTGCACAACCCAGACGTGGAGAAAGCATACCTTGGCGCATAA
- a CDS encoding branched-chain amino acid ABC transporter permease, giving the protein MKISPFWLGATGVLLAGLAFVGFADNEFYFLAIYMVMQAMIMGTAWNILGGFTGYVNFGSAGFFAMGAYIAVALDKAFGLPLIFLVMGSAVVCGLIGLAAGYLTLRLRGVYFAIATLAMAIVLETLVVHWEYVGGAAGAYLIPPEEIPIFDNYIEYMFVLMLVLTIGSVAVSRYINISRFGRGLAAIRDDEVAAECAGVPTLKLKLVSTTTMGAMMGVAGAPFPFFIAFVDPISAFNLLVAVNAIAMPLIGGKNSWVGPVIGALLLGTTQQIVTVTISSELNILVVGVMLVMFVALAPEGIVGLYEKAMAKRKASKKTISEGAS; this is encoded by the coding sequence ATGAAAATCAGTCCTTTCTGGCTTGGTGCGACGGGCGTTTTATTGGCGGGCTTGGCGTTCGTCGGGTTCGCCGATAACGAGTTTTATTTCCTCGCCATATACATGGTCATGCAGGCCATGATCATGGGCACCGCGTGGAATATTCTGGGCGGCTTCACCGGATACGTAAACTTTGGTAGCGCCGGATTTTTCGCAATGGGGGCCTATATCGCCGTCGCCTTAGATAAAGCCTTCGGCCTGCCGTTGATTTTTTTAGTGATGGGGTCTGCGGTTGTCTGTGGATTGATCGGTCTGGCAGCGGGCTATCTTACATTGCGGCTGCGCGGCGTCTATTTCGCCATTGCGACATTGGCCATGGCCATCGTCCTGGAAACCCTGGTGGTTCATTGGGAATATGTCGGCGGTGCCGCCGGTGCCTACCTGATCCCGCCAGAGGAAATTCCAATATTCGATAACTACATCGAATACATGTTCGTGTTGATGTTGGTGCTGACCATCGGCTCCGTCGCGGTGTCGCGCTACATTAATATTTCCCGGTTCGGGCGTGGACTGGCGGCAATCCGGGATGATGAAGTCGCTGCCGAATGCGCCGGCGTGCCAACGTTGAAACTGAAACTGGTTTCGACCACAACCATGGGCGCGATGATGGGAGTGGCAGGCGCACCCTTCCCGTTCTTTATCGCTTTCGTTGATCCGATCTCGGCGTTCAACCTGTTGGTTGCGGTGAACGCCATCGCCATGCCTTTGATTGGCGGCAAAAACTCGTGGGTTGGGCCTGTGATTGGCGCCCTCCTGCTCGGCACCACTCAGCAAATTGTGACCGTCACCATTTCATCAGAGCTTAATATCCTGGTGGTCGGTGTGATGCTGGTGATGTTTGTCGCCTTGGCCCCCGAAGGAATTGTCGGCTTGTATGAAAAGGCCATGGCCAAGCGTAAAGCCTCGAAAAAAACGATATCGGAGGGTGCATCATGA
- a CDS encoding branched-chain amino acid ABC transporter permease, producing GGMGSIGGTLVAAIILGVAESLVSTFYGPSWSPAVSFGILLITLAVRPSGLFGRL from the coding sequence TGGGCGGCATGGGAAGTATTGGCGGCACCTTGGTCGCAGCCATCATCTTGGGCGTTGCTGAAAGTCTGGTCTCCACGTTTTATGGCCCGTCTTGGTCACCCGCGGTTTCGTTCGGCATCTTATTGATCACGCTAGCGGTTCGCCCGTCTGGCCTCTTTGGGAGGCTATAG